The following are encoded in a window of Rissa tridactyla isolate bRisTri1 chromosome 3, bRisTri1.patW.cur.20221130, whole genome shotgun sequence genomic DNA:
- the BEND3 gene encoding BEN domain-containing protein 3 isoform X2, whose product MPVGPLSNMKNRDTASPTQVNAEQPNKNKNPNVTWLCEEESFSDITTPSYKKPLYGISHKITEKKNPPGAEQFASYELFEKINPSSPSHLRTLNDQRKRDSAAAIAVTAATADSDPNIYSLIQKMFYTLNTLNTNMTQLHSKVDLLSLEVSRIKKQVSPAESVADFRPPPEYQLTSAELKQIMDQSTSGGDLACRLLVQLFPELFSDDEFSRSCSACGFLNKRKLESLHLQLIRNYVEVCYPSVKNTAVWQVECLPQVNDFFNRFWAQREMENSQQNVQSSSFYETEQVESSHFMEDKEQEEALSLDRSSAIASDYMLDAQDLNEFLDEASSPGEFSVFLLHRLFPELFDHRKLAERYSCFGDSGKQLLDPHRLQIIRRYTEIYFPDVQEEEAWLQQCVQRINDELENTYMDGSECDQMRDDCYDSSSLPDDVSIIKVEDSFEYEKPGRRSKKIWLVPIDFDKLDFPPPDFDVPVPDYLLNKEQIKSIYESSLSIGNFASRLLVLLFPELFTHENLRKQYNCSGSLGKKQLDPTRIKLIRHYVQILYPRAKNDRVWTLEFVGKLDERCRRRDTEQRRTYQQQRKIHVPGPDRREFLSYAINPERFREEFEGPPLPPERSSKDFCKIPLDELVVPNPDFPVPSLYLLSDKEVREIVQQSLSVGNFAARLLVRLFPELFTPENLRLQYNHSGACNKKQLDPIRLRLIRHYVEAVYPVEKMEEVWHYECIPSIDERCRRPNRKKCDILKKAKKAKNS is encoded by the coding sequence GGCCCCCTTTCAAACATGAAGAACAGAGATACTGCCTCACCCACTCAGGTAAATGCAGAGCAGCCAAACAAGAACAAGAATCCTAATGTAACATGGCTCTGTGAAGAAGAATCCTTCAGTGACATAACCACTCCATCTTACAAAAAACCTCTCTATGGCATCTCACACAAAATCACGGAGAAGAAGAACCCGCCGGGAGCCGAGCAGTTTGCTTCTTACGAGTTGTTTGAAAAAATCAACCCCAGCAGTCCCTCGCATCTTCGGACTTTGAACGATCAACGCAAAAGGGACTCGGCTGCAGCCATTGCCGTAACAGCTGCCACCGCAGATTCTGACccaaatatttattctttgatacagaaaatgttttacaCGCTTAACACCCTCAATACCAATATGACTCAGCTTCACAGTAAGGTTGACCTGTTGTCTCTGGAGGTTAGCAGAATTAAAAAGCAAGTCAGTCCAGCAGAGTCCGTTGCAGACTTCAGGCCTCCCCCGGAGTACCAGCTGACTTCTGCGGAGCTCAAACAAATCATGGATCAAAGCACATCAGGCGGAGACCTCGCTTGCCGGTTGCTCGTGCAGCTCTTCCCAGAGCTGTTCAGCGACGATGAgttcagcagaagctgcagcgCATGCGGCTTTCTCAACAAAAGGAAACTTGAATCTCTTCATCTGCAGCTTATCCGCAACTATGTGGAAGTTTGTTATCCTTCTGTGAAGAATACAGCTGTGTGGCAGGTGGAGTGTTTGCCTCAAGTCAACGATTTTTTCAATAGATTTTGGGCTCAAAGGGAAATGGAAAACAGTCAGCAGAATGTGCAATCGTCCAGTTTTTATGAGACTGAGCAGGTCGAGTCCTCTCATTTTATGGAGGATAAAGAGCAGGAGGAAGCTTTGTCCTTGGACAGGAGTAGTGCCATTGCCTCAGATTATATGCTGGATGCTCAGGATCTCAATGAATTTTTAGATGAAGCTTCTTCTCCAGgggaattttctgtttttttgttacACAGGTTGTTTCCAGAACTCTTCGACCACAGAAAATTAGCGGAAAGGTACAGCTGCTTTGGAGACTCTGGAAAACAACTGCTGGATCCTCATCGGCTTCAAATAATCCGTAGGTACACTGAAATTTACTTCCCAGATGTGCAAGAAGAAGAAGCCTGGTTGCAGCAGTGTGTGCAGCGAATAAACGATGAGCTCGAAAATACATATATGGATGGAAGTGAATGTGATCAGATGAGAGATGACTGTTACGATTCTTCTAGTTTACCAGACGATGTATCAATCATAAAAGTGGAAGACAGTTTTGAATATGAAAAACCTGGCAGACGCTCAAAAAAAATTTGGCTTGTACCCATAGACTTTGACAAACTTGACTTTCCCCCTCCCGATTTCGATGTCCCTGTCCCAGATTACCTGTTGAACAAAGAACAGATTAAAAGCATATATGAAAGCAGTCTTTCCATAGGCAACTTTGCCTCTCGATTGCTTGTTCTCTTATTTCCTGAACTGTTTACTCATGAAAACTTACGGAAGCAATACAACTGTAGTGGATCTTTAGGCAAGAAACAGCTCGACCCCACTAGAATTAAATTAATTCGACATTATGTGCAGATACTGTACCCCAGAGCAAAAAATGACAGAGTGTGGACGTTGGAGTTTGTTGGGAAGCTTGACGAGAGGTGTCGACGAAGAGACACGGAGCAAAGGCGGACGTACCAACAGCAACGGAAAATCCACGTGCCGGGGCCCGACAGGAGGGAATTTCTCAGCTATGCAATAAACCCTGAGAGGTTTCGAGAAGAATTCGAAGGGCCGCCGCTGCCACCGGAAAGAAGCAGCAAGGATTTTTGCAAGATACCACTTGATGAACTCGTTGTTCCTAATCCAGACTTCCCCGTGCCTTCTCTGTATTTGCTGTCTGATAAGGAGGTAAGAGAGATAGTGCAGCAGAGCCTGTCGGTCGGCAACTTTGCTGCCAGGCTTCTCGTAAGACTCTTCCCCGAACTCTTTACTCCAGAGAATCTCAGACTGCAATACAACCATTCAGGTGCTTGTAACAAAAAACAGCTCGATCCTATCAGGCTGAGACTGATCCGTCATTACGTGGAGGCAGTTTACCCCGTGGAGAAAATGGAAGAAGTATGGCATTATGAATGTATACCGAGCATTGATGAAAGATGCCGGCGTCCTAACAGAAAAAAGTGTGATATactgaaaaaagcaaagaaagcaaaaaattccTAA
- the BEND3 gene encoding BEN domain-containing protein 3 isoform X3, whose amino-acid sequence MKNRDTASPTQVNAEQPNKNKNPNVTWLCEEESFSDITTPSYKKPLYGISHKITEKKNPPGAEQFASYELFEKINPSSPSHLRTLNDQRKRDSAAAIAVTAATADSDPNIYSLIQKMFYTLNTLNTNMTQLHSKVDLLSLEVSRIKKQVSPAESVADFRPPPEYQLTSAELKQIMDQSTSGGDLACRLLVQLFPELFSDDEFSRSCSACGFLNKRKLESLHLQLIRNYVEVCYPSVKNTAVWQVECLPQVNDFFNRFWAQREMENSQQNVQSSSFYETEQVESSHFMEDKEQEEALSLDRSSAIASDYMLDAQDLNEFLDEASSPGEFSVFLLHRLFPELFDHRKLAERYSCFGDSGKQLLDPHRLQIIRRYTEIYFPDVQEEEAWLQQCVQRINDELENTYMDGSECDQMRDDCYDSSSLPDDVSIIKVEDSFEYEKPGRRSKKIWLVPIDFDKLDFPPPDFDVPVPDYLLNKEQIKSIYESSLSIGNFASRLLVLLFPELFTHENLRKQYNCSGSLGKKQLDPTRIKLIRHYVQILYPRAKNDRVWTLEFVGKLDERCRRRDTEQRRTYQQQRKIHVPGPDRREFLSYAINPERFREEFEGPPLPPERSSKDFCKIPLDELVVPNPDFPVPSLYLLSDKEVREIVQQSLSVGNFAARLLVRLFPELFTPENLRLQYNHSGACNKKQLDPIRLRLIRHYVEAVYPVEKMEEVWHYECIPSIDERCRRPNRKKCDILKKAKKAKNS is encoded by the coding sequence ATGAAGAACAGAGATACTGCCTCACCCACTCAGGTAAATGCAGAGCAGCCAAACAAGAACAAGAATCCTAATGTAACATGGCTCTGTGAAGAAGAATCCTTCAGTGACATAACCACTCCATCTTACAAAAAACCTCTCTATGGCATCTCACACAAAATCACGGAGAAGAAGAACCCGCCGGGAGCCGAGCAGTTTGCTTCTTACGAGTTGTTTGAAAAAATCAACCCCAGCAGTCCCTCGCATCTTCGGACTTTGAACGATCAACGCAAAAGGGACTCGGCTGCAGCCATTGCCGTAACAGCTGCCACCGCAGATTCTGACccaaatatttattctttgatacagaaaatgttttacaCGCTTAACACCCTCAATACCAATATGACTCAGCTTCACAGTAAGGTTGACCTGTTGTCTCTGGAGGTTAGCAGAATTAAAAAGCAAGTCAGTCCAGCAGAGTCCGTTGCAGACTTCAGGCCTCCCCCGGAGTACCAGCTGACTTCTGCGGAGCTCAAACAAATCATGGATCAAAGCACATCAGGCGGAGACCTCGCTTGCCGGTTGCTCGTGCAGCTCTTCCCAGAGCTGTTCAGCGACGATGAgttcagcagaagctgcagcgCATGCGGCTTTCTCAACAAAAGGAAACTTGAATCTCTTCATCTGCAGCTTATCCGCAACTATGTGGAAGTTTGTTATCCTTCTGTGAAGAATACAGCTGTGTGGCAGGTGGAGTGTTTGCCTCAAGTCAACGATTTTTTCAATAGATTTTGGGCTCAAAGGGAAATGGAAAACAGTCAGCAGAATGTGCAATCGTCCAGTTTTTATGAGACTGAGCAGGTCGAGTCCTCTCATTTTATGGAGGATAAAGAGCAGGAGGAAGCTTTGTCCTTGGACAGGAGTAGTGCCATTGCCTCAGATTATATGCTGGATGCTCAGGATCTCAATGAATTTTTAGATGAAGCTTCTTCTCCAGgggaattttctgtttttttgttacACAGGTTGTTTCCAGAACTCTTCGACCACAGAAAATTAGCGGAAAGGTACAGCTGCTTTGGAGACTCTGGAAAACAACTGCTGGATCCTCATCGGCTTCAAATAATCCGTAGGTACACTGAAATTTACTTCCCAGATGTGCAAGAAGAAGAAGCCTGGTTGCAGCAGTGTGTGCAGCGAATAAACGATGAGCTCGAAAATACATATATGGATGGAAGTGAATGTGATCAGATGAGAGATGACTGTTACGATTCTTCTAGTTTACCAGACGATGTATCAATCATAAAAGTGGAAGACAGTTTTGAATATGAAAAACCTGGCAGACGCTCAAAAAAAATTTGGCTTGTACCCATAGACTTTGACAAACTTGACTTTCCCCCTCCCGATTTCGATGTCCCTGTCCCAGATTACCTGTTGAACAAAGAACAGATTAAAAGCATATATGAAAGCAGTCTTTCCATAGGCAACTTTGCCTCTCGATTGCTTGTTCTCTTATTTCCTGAACTGTTTACTCATGAAAACTTACGGAAGCAATACAACTGTAGTGGATCTTTAGGCAAGAAACAGCTCGACCCCACTAGAATTAAATTAATTCGACATTATGTGCAGATACTGTACCCCAGAGCAAAAAATGACAGAGTGTGGACGTTGGAGTTTGTTGGGAAGCTTGACGAGAGGTGTCGACGAAGAGACACGGAGCAAAGGCGGACGTACCAACAGCAACGGAAAATCCACGTGCCGGGGCCCGACAGGAGGGAATTTCTCAGCTATGCAATAAACCCTGAGAGGTTTCGAGAAGAATTCGAAGGGCCGCCGCTGCCACCGGAAAGAAGCAGCAAGGATTTTTGCAAGATACCACTTGATGAACTCGTTGTTCCTAATCCAGACTTCCCCGTGCCTTCTCTGTATTTGCTGTCTGATAAGGAGGTAAGAGAGATAGTGCAGCAGAGCCTGTCGGTCGGCAACTTTGCTGCCAGGCTTCTCGTAAGACTCTTCCCCGAACTCTTTACTCCAGAGAATCTCAGACTGCAATACAACCATTCAGGTGCTTGTAACAAAAAACAGCTCGATCCTATCAGGCTGAGACTGATCCGTCATTACGTGGAGGCAGTTTACCCCGTGGAGAAAATGGAAGAAGTATGGCATTATGAATGTATACCGAGCATTGATGAAAGATGCCGGCGTCCTAACAGAAAAAAGTGTGATATactgaaaaaagcaaagaaagcaaaaaattccTAA